The stretch of DNA AATTATCCCAAGGTTCGGAACCTAAATTGTTTAAAAACAAAAATAACTCGGTGTCGTATTCTAAAAGTTGATTTATCATTTATTATATATACTAATCTTCATATTTTGCCACTTCGCTATCGTAAAACTCTGTAGCTAATTTAATAGCATTTTCTGTTTCCTTTCCCAGTTCCTTTTGGTCTTCAACATCAAAGTCTTCAAACCATTCTACGTCGTCATCTTCAAGATTTATAATAAATCTAGGGAATTCGGTATGAATTACAAAAATAGCATTTGGGTAATCCGTATTATCGCCAAGTATAAATTTTGGAAGTGTCATCTCTCTTAGTTTTGAGTTAGAAGTGCCTTAAGTATTTAAAGTTTTATAATTTCGTTAGCAAACTTAATTGTTTTTTTTTAGTTTTTAGCAAACTTCTTATTCATCATTACGCAACTTTTAAACTTTAAATATTTAAGGTATTATTAACTTAATTTTATTAACTTTTTAGTCAAATAATTAAATCTAATATACAACAATATAGCCGCTGTAGTCAAACCTGCCAGTAATCCCAGCCAGATGCCAAAACTACCATAAGCATCTTCTTTGCCAAAAAACCAACTCACAGGAAATCCAACCAACCAATAAGATACAAATGTAATAATGGTTGGTATTTTAACATCTTGTAAGCCGCGTAAAGCTCCTAAAACTAAAACTTGAATACTATCACTTATTTGAAATATAGCTGCCGCTATTAATAATTTAGATGCAATACCTACCACTTCTGTATTATCAATTAAGTTCTTAGCATCGTTAAAATCTACATATAGCTTTGGTAATTGATTATGAAATATAAAGAATAGCAAAGCAAAACCAATAGCCAACATGGTTCCCATTAAAAATAAAGAAAATGCAATACGACGTAATTCATAATATGCTTTTAGTCCTTTTTGATTACCAACCCGAATCATAGAAGCTACACTTAATCCCATAGCTACCATAAATGTCATAGACGATAAATTAAGCGCTATCTGATTTGCTGCTTGCGGATTTTTCCCCAGTAAACCACTTAACCATATAGCAGCAGTGAAAATGGCTACCTCAAAAAACATTTGCATAGCACTTGGTGCTCCTAAATTGATAATTTTATTAAGCATTAATTTATCTAAAACAAAAAACTTAATATTTGTTACAAATGCTTTCGATTTCTCTTTTCCTTTAAGTAAAAACCATAAATGCCAAACCATAATAATACGTGAGACCAAAGTGCCATAAGCTGCTCCTACAATGCCGAGCTCTGGAAATCCAAACTTTCCAAAAATTAATAAATAGTTTAAAACGACATTTATAATATTACCTAATAAAGTTGAATACATAGGATATTTAGTCATGGACAATCCATCACTAAACTGTTTAAAACCTTGAAAAATAATCAAAGGAATTAAAGAAAAGGCAACTAAATCCAGATACGGAATTGCTAACTCTACAACCTCTACCGGCTGTTTCATAAAATACATGAGGGGTTTTGCAAAAAATACCATTAAGAATAATAATACTCCCAAAACTGTACACAAAAACAAGCCATGTTTAAAGGATGATTTTCCTTTTATAAAATCTTTTGCAGCATCAGCTTCAGCTATTAAAGGTGTTATAGCCGTAGAAAAACCAATACCTAAAGACATGGCAATAAACATAAAACTATTACCCAAGGACACCGCAGCTAACTCGGCAGTTCCTAATTGTCCTACCATGATATTATCAACAAAACTAACAAAGGTATGCCCCAACATACCTAACATAACAGGAGAAGCTAATTTCCAATTATACTTAAATTCTTTGGTATAGTCTTTTAATTGCATTAGGCAAAAGTAAACTTTAGCCTTATATTTTTGTGGCTTTTGTAATCTTCTTTTAGTTTTTTTTAAAAAATTAATAATTGTTAATAACTCTATATGACTTTTAAACTATTTACTGTAGTATTTTCATACATTCGTTGCGCTGTAAAAAGCAAACTAAATAAGAAACAGTACTTTAAACATTTAGCTTTTTAATTTAAAGGGATTAAAAATTATATTAGCTTAGAAGTTTCAGTATTTCAAGGAGGAATTTAAAATTCCTCCTTTTTTTATTTTTTAAGATTAACATTCCTTTTAGAATTCTAAATCTTCTCTTTTAGTATCTTGTAAAAAATACATTTCTTATGAGGCATCTATACTTATTAATCTTTATATCTAATATATTTTTAGGCTTTTCACAACAAACAGCTAAACCCTTTATACCTGAAATTGTAAAACAGTTTCCAAATGTTCGTGACATAGCTATCTCTCCAAACGGAAAAGAAATTATGTTTTCTGCACAAAGCGTTATGGGTACTCTATCAGCCATAATAACTATAAAAAATGAAGGAGATACATGGAGCACTCCGCAAGTAGCTTCGTTTTCTGGGCAACATTTTGATCTAGAACCTTTCTTCTCTAATGATGGTTTAAAGATTTATTTTGTTTCTACCAGACCTTTAGATGCTTCATCAAATAAACCCAAAGATTTTGATATATGGTATGCAGAACGAGCAACACTAAATAGCGATTGGTCACAACCTATAAATATAGGGGCGCCCATTAATACAGAGCATGGCGAATTTTATCCTTCAATAGCTAACAATGGTAATTTTTATTTTACTAGAGATAATCCAAATTTAAAACGTAAAGATGATATTTACGTAAGTGTCTTTACTAATGGAACATACTCAGAGCCCAAAACCTTACCTAATACAGTAAACTCTGCAGGTTATGAATACAATGCTTTTATTTCACCTGACGAATCGTATTTAATTTACGGTTGTTATAACAAACAAGGAGGTTATGGTAGTGGTGACTTATACATTAGTTATCATATTAATAATGAGTGGTTAGAAGCTAAAAACTTAGGAGAAAGC from Flavivirga spongiicola encodes:
- a CDS encoding MATE family efflux transporter, with amino-acid sequence MQLKDYTKEFKYNWKLASPVMLGMLGHTFVSFVDNIMVGQLGTAELAAVSLGNSFMFIAMSLGIGFSTAITPLIAEADAAKDFIKGKSSFKHGLFLCTVLGVLLFLMVFFAKPLMYFMKQPVEVVELAIPYLDLVAFSLIPLIIFQGFKQFSDGLSMTKYPMYSTLLGNIINVVLNYLLIFGKFGFPELGIVGAAYGTLVSRIIMVWHLWFLLKGKEKSKAFVTNIKFFVLDKLMLNKIINLGAPSAMQMFFEVAIFTAAIWLSGLLGKNPQAANQIALNLSSMTFMVAMGLSVASMIRVGNQKGLKAYYELRRIAFSLFLMGTMLAIGFALLFFIFHNQLPKLYVDFNDAKNLIDNTEVVGIASKLLIAAAIFQISDSIQVLVLGALRGLQDVKIPTIITFVSYWLVGFPVSWFFGKEDAYGSFGIWLGLLAGLTTAAILLYIRFNYLTKKLIKLS
- a CDS encoding TolB-like translocation protein, whose amino-acid sequence is MRHLYLLIFISNIFLGFSQQTAKPFIPEIVKQFPNVRDIAISPNGKEIMFSAQSVMGTLSAIITIKNEGDTWSTPQVASFSGQHFDLEPFFSNDGLKIYFVSTRPLDASSNKPKDFDIWYAERATLNSDWSQPINIGAPINTEHGEFYPSIANNGNFYFTRDNPNLKRKDDIYVSVFTNGTYSEPKTLPNTVNSAGYEYNAFISPDESYLIYGCYNKQGGYGSGDLYISYHINNEWLEAKNLGESINTSKMDYCPFVDNKTNTLYFTSKQDNTKIDFKSPLPINELIIEFNKYDNGSSRLYQIPLSELPKK